The Cottoperca gobio chromosome 15, fCotGob3.1, whole genome shotgun sequence genome segment CCTGCAGCTCACATCAGCTGAAGTATGGTGCAGACAAGCGCTTCACAGCAGTAGATCCTGTTTGCTGACTTCGGCTTTTAATTCAATGTGTGAATCCAAACTAGCAAACATTTTAGCAAAACACTGACATTTGATTATTTGGGTTATCCAAAGAAGAGAGTTCCTGTCCTTCCCCTCTGTCTGCCTATAATGCATGTGTAattattttgtgcattttattCCCTTTACTATAAATATCTCTATGGTACATAAGAACAATGCGTGTTAAACAGAAACCTGGCTACCAAGCTGTGTCCAGTCCCCATTTAAGTCTGCAGGTGTAGGCTatccctaaccttaaccctcAGATCGCCAGTGAAGGAGGCAGGAACTGTAGAATAAACTCTGTGCAAGAAATTCCCAATCAGGTCGGATTCTTTTCTGGGCTAGCTCCGTATAACTTTTCAGGTTGAATTGATGGAAACTTCTCATTTAATATTGCAGATGTGAAGGCCCAGATTCAAAGTGGTGGGGTGTGTTTGTCCATATGATGCACTCAATGAGGCAAACCAATTAAATGTGATCTGTAGTCATCTTGCTCACAACAGCTTTACAAAACCTACAGTCCACCGTCACATTCAAAGATACGGTCGCAGGTTGGAGAACATTTTGATTGAGAATATGTTGTTAGttgcaaatatttttaaatgagtaTTTAGTACATGatgtaaatatatgaattatatatttatatattatatatatttaatatgtgtcAAAGGTTTCAGTTCAACAACATTGGTCAAACACGGAACATCACACTTTAGTTACGTCCGTTAGGTCATTATCATCTCATGCCGGTTCTACAAGACTGATTGCATTTTTCTCACCTAATTAACAAAATGCATGTCTGGGCTTGCACTTTGAGAGGATTGTGctaaaaagctaaaaaaaagaGTGCGTTGtgtaattttattaaatattacattgttTTGTAAATGGCTTTAACTGATTATTTTTGCATGTggacatttaatacattttattaactttatttgaAATTCTATTTGAAATCACAAAGTTTCAAAGGTGTACATACGTCTGGAATGGATGATTGAATTACAAGGACACAAAAGCTTTTAGCAGTATTTCTTATGATATAAATAGTAGAGCCATACAGGtgttcatttgtaaaaaataaattaaaacatttgaattcagTGCGATTCAGCTTTAATGAACCACTGGACCGAGCAGATACTAAATAGAGAGTGTCCTTTTGTCAAAAGCgtggaaaaacatgtttttattcaacTTTGAAGTTTATAAAGGTCTTCAGAGTGTGACAAAAGTTTGTCCCTTCACACAGGAGATGATCATGTGCTACCAATATCCTTTAGGAGTTGACCGCCCTCATGTCAGGGACATGTGAATAGAGGGTGAGAGAGCAAAAGTCAAGTGTTGATCTTTGAGGTTTCTCCCCCCCGACATCCACACACTGTCTACAGTCCCAGCAGTCAACCCCCCTCCTATAGACGTACATGGATGTAATTCCTCACCCAAGTGTGAAAATGACTCCTCTTCTACTACCTAACCCTCAAAAATAGAGCCGGAGAATTTGAGTTTTGAAGCTAATGTCACACATTTTTAACActatacaaaaacaattatgtCGAAATGACAAATACAACCCTAAACaatcctttaaaatgtttacttgtCATTTTCAAGTATGAATGAACATTATGTTGGTTGTTTTTAGACAATCaagtttattttagtttgaggtGCATTTTCTaattatgttgtatttgttttgttctttttcagcAGCTGCTGTAGTGCTGAGTCACCAGGTTATTTCATCACAAACAGCAGATTGAATGTTTattacagagagaaacaaaaccaacaaacacGCATAGGAAGGCAGGAATTGATATTTTTTGGGATGAGTTTTGGAGAATCTTTAAGAtatttttttttgggggggacaGGTTCATTATTTAACAAAACAGGTGCTTTGGACTTAACACCCAGTGACTTCTGTAGAAAAGATGGAAATCTATGTCAGGAAACGCTAATGAGATTGGAATTAGACCACTGACCCAATTCTACCTCCCAAGGAACCACAGGACACTCAAATGTCCCTCATGTTGATGGGGACCTCCATTAATCTAAAGCAACCCTGGAGGTCCCTCGACCTGACTCGGCGAACCACCGGTGTagattataactttaaaaaagcCCACTGGAGGATAGTCCATAGccagatactgtatataaggaTGTAATAAATGGGCCAGAAATCTGGATGCGTCCCATTTCTCAGCGAATTAAATAACGTGGTGTGGCATCACAATGAAAACGAAAAGGACACTGTGTCCAAGGTGGATGAATTTGGACAActtaaacaacaacataaagagCAGTGGAGTGTGcaatgatgttttgtttttaatgttatagaAAGTTTTGTATCATCTGCATAGCAGAATATTAACATTAGATCCccttttgcatttcatttttacCTGGAACACAATATCTCAAACAGCGTCATTGTGATACATAAAGCGTCATTTATCTATTTACATGGTAAATCTCAATTACTCTCTAATTTACACTATAAACATTGTTTAACATCATTCAACATTTGTCAActgtacattgtttttttggttACTGCTGTAAATATCAGTTATGCTTAACATAAGCaggttaaaatgtattttggttcacaaatattaaagtatatattttttctgcTATGCTgaagaaaagtttaaaaaaaagtaagcATACtaattctgtgttttctgagttaaaaacaaatagaaactCTCTGTGATTTATTGAGaacaaagcacatttttaaaGGTTTACTTCAAGAACTCAAAGTCTCTGTAGCTTCTTGTGAATACCAATTAAGAAGTGGAAAATTATTTCTTAATTAATTCAGGATTAATGCCCTGAAAGTGCCCCAAAACTGAAAATAGTCTTTTACCTGTGAAATTTGATTTTGGGAACAAATAATTATTATGGTGTTGATTCTTCTCTTAAGTTACAGCAGACCAAACATCCTGCAGACATCATTTCATGACACATGAAACTTCCATCAGAGGGACGGAGGTGTCACAGGAGTCCAGGCTGAAGGTAGTCGCCCGTGTGGAGAGGTATCGTACTGAGCTGTGTCGTGCAGTTCTGTAACTGTGCCGCTGTCGTACATGGGAGTGCCAGAGGAGGGCACTGCGACTGAGTGAGACAGGCTGGGGTAGTGGCTGCTGGACCCTCGAAGGAACTGGGAGCTCAGGCTGTTGTTTATCCCCCCATTCTGGGACACGGGAGTCAGGGGAGAGTTACCCACTGACCACAGGCTGGTGTACTGACTgtacagagacatggacagaaaGCTTCTTGATACTCGTGCAAAAATTCAAAAATGGCATCcataaaaaactttttttaaagtgtgacaTATATGAATGGTTACAGAACATTAAGCCAATTTTTCAATAATGTCCAgtgaaaaagacaagaaaaacacatttcagacagCAAATTCATATATGCTCCATTAagcaaactgtatttatcaCTTATCTCCTGGACAGATGGACTTAAGATGTTTTATGTCATATAGAATAGCAGAAAAAAGTCTAACTTGCACCTATGAAACTTGAATATCCTAATAACTTGTTGTCCTGTTAATGTTCTgctgttctgtgttttgttttgtaatttagtTCTTCTCTCTGTTTACATCAtcgtctttgtgtttgtgagttgTATTGTTATGTGTTCAGTTTGTGcaataagaaaaaagaaaaggaattatACAAACCTAGAGTTGGTACCAGAGGTGGAATTGTGGGCAATGGACATCATGCTGGAGTGTGTCGGCATCTGTAGGCCGGACCAGTTATCGTGGCTTGAGAGCATCGACAGACAGGCTGGCGAGTTATCGGAGTAACCgactaaaacacaaacagaggcaCCGGGGTTCAGCAGGTATACAGGGCACTAATggtgtcaaatgtatttgtcagAAATCATGTTATCACTGAACCTGTTGTGATTAAGTACTTCCTGTCCCTCTGATATCAGTATGACAGTTAAAGGTGTGACTATTCCCTCCATACATTCCCCGTCTGAAGCCCAACAATTTACAGCTCTGTGGCTCCACTCTCACAAAAGCCAGAGGAATGCAAAACATCCCACGCTCAGCAACATTTGTTTGCGTTTCTTGTTAATAGCAAGGGGAGGAAGTGGTGTGTGAATGAAAAGGGTGGAAGAGACCACTCACTGGGTGAGTTGGTCCGATGGGCGTAAGGACTAGTGTAGGGGGCCGAGCGGTGGTTCCTCAGGGTGGAGTAGCGCTCACAGCCGTGTGATGGCGAGAGGGAGATGGGACTCCCAAACTGGCTGTGAGGACTGGCAGGAGGGCAGAGAGAGCCTGTGCCTGGGATAAACCAACCACCTACTGGCTCCACGGACGAGAAGAGACATTATGAAACCATATGGGCACCATGTAGCTCGACTATAACAAAGTGTGACATGAAATCAGATGGCtacatgaaaaaaagaaatacactaCTCACATTGAGAGTAAGTTGACTGCTGGTTTTCATTGGCATCTTCTCTGATGTCTTTGTGATCActtcttaaaaaaaaggaaatgattgaTGGTATACTTCACATAATGTTAAACTAAACTTTTACACATCTTAAAGACATAAAtacaatgtttaaatataaaaatgtgaattGTTTACCTCTCCTTTGCATCGAGGAAGGCCTTGGCAAAAGGGTTGTGCTTTATTTTAAGAGCAGTTACCTAAGATCCAAACAGTAACGACAAAAAGATCATTAGAATTGTGGTTATCCACCGTTAATTATCACAAAGGACTAAATGCTGTGCGTAAATATTATTGTTGCGTTCATTTTAGTAATACGTTTCAAATCAGTTTactatttaaaaagatatttcattGCCAACCTCTTCGTTTTGGTATGCTGTTACTGCAATGAACTGCGTCTCTGGGAAAGAGTGGCTGGTGATCATCCTCCTTGGGCCTCCAACCCGCACTATATGGATGCGTGGCTCGTACTTATGTAAGGAATTTAACATTATCtgtaaatcaaaacaaaaatattcataATTTCCACGTgtgtattatttttgatttatttcaaaaAAGCATAGCATTTTGGAAAAATTATTCGTTTTATATCTGAAGAAAAACCAAAGATAGTACTTAACATCGAACATCATCTCCTTACCTGACCTCCTCCGTTCAGCTTATTGGTGAGTTTGACTTTACTAAAGGAGACGGGCGCTTTCATCCAGTGCGCTCCGAAGTTTGGAGAGTCCGGGTGGATGTACACGCAGCTGGGAGTTTGAGGTTCAGGTTTGCCACCGGGGACCCACTCCCCATTCACGTACTTCCACCTGTGATTGTCCGCAGATACGAAGTCCAGCAAAATAGAATACATGGCGTTCGGGTCCAATCCGGACACGTTCACTTTCAGCACCGGAAACATGCGCCttgataaaaacaatgaaaccaatattttgattattattattatataagtgcTGTATTTGATCTAATATTATAGAAAGTTTGTTTGTAACCTCACCTGCCATTCTTTGTAACTATCATTTCATTTATAAGATCCTTAAATTTCTGCCAAAGCTCGTTCTCATCCAGAGACACTTTGAGTTCCTTCTCAGTGGGGTCACCCTTCTCGCTGCCGGCCTGCAGCTCACTCTCCACGGCGCTGAGAAGGTGATCCACCCGGTTCTGACTGGCTTTCCCGGGACACTCGCCGGAGGCCATCCTGTCCAACAGCTCCAGGGCTGAATAAATGTAATCTACAGGggttatttgaaaaaaaactaaatctctttcctcttcttgtgCCTCCACAAACAGTAATCTCAGGTCGCAGGACGTCATGAACAGCTTCCCTATATATATAGGCTGAAGAGAGGCTACGGCTCAGGATGGGTGTTTGGAGCAGACATGGTTGGCTCATCTCCTCTTTGATCTTTGCGGGCTTCCCACCGATTGGTTGGGAGCGGCCATATCATTGAGGTCCACAGGATTttgaataaagcagtttgacCTACTTTATTACATCAACCTGTAAACATTGACACTTACATCAAAGCCACACCTGCAGAGAGCAAACCACTGTGTGCTGACATACTGGGGCTGGTCTTCAGTCCCCGAAGGCTCAGATTTGACTCCAGTTTTCTTTTTGACTTTCTGAAGATAAATGTTGCCCAATTCTTATATAAAAGAAAACCCTTCTGACTGGGACAGATTTGGTAAGCCAATTTAGGACATTTTCAAGAAACCCAGGAATTGTTTCAGTCATGTGTTAGTGGGCTAAAACTGCGCCAATCAGGGAATGAAAGAATATGCTCTTctaatattattaatgaattaatgaataaattaatgactacataaacacaaacaaaatcacTCTCAAGTGCAACAACCACATCCTTAATAATTGTATTGCAAACTGTTGAGGTGTTACTTAATAAAATGGTTGTAAAACTTCATCATTTCACAGCAATACTTATCACAGTTCCAACAGTTGAATATTATCATAGTATgctttttatttcagaaaacCTAATGTATGCGGACTTTACCATATGTACATATagagatttatattttatatatatatatatatatatatatatatatatatatatatatatatatatatatagggttagttagttagttagggttattacacacacatatatattttacacagacacatatatatatattttttgttttacacacacacacacacatatatatgtatatatattgtgtatatatatatatatatatatatatatatatatgtgtgtaaaatTAACAATTTACAAAAATAGAACCATTTAATAATAACGAAcatattatattgtatgttaTACGATTGTATAAACGTATAAAATAGTGTGACACGGAATAAACACATGGTTATaatgttaaaagtaaaatgtaaaaaaaaaaagtatctttcatattttttattgttaataatatatatatatatatatatatatattccctcTAAAGAGATGCTCTTGTGTCTTCAGTGATCTGTGTTTTCTAAATAGTTCTTCCATAGCTTAAATCCACATTCAATTATCTAAAGAGAAAacgagaaaaaaagaaatcaattaaaaaaaaaccaatACAATCAGTTACAGAAATGTATTCAATCTGAGAGATCATTTTACCTCTACATGCTTTTGTTGACACACATCTTCAATGGACAAGGGATCAGGTGTTTTACGACAGCACGCTGCTGTGTCCCAAACCAGAGTCTGAAGACTTTGATGGCTACCAAGAAAACACCCACATGTGCACAGTGACAATCAGTCTTTTGTCTCCaacaaacaaattaatattaaaatattatggATGTTTATTTCAAGCACCTGGCCGAGGTCATTCTGCTCAGCTCCTGGGGACATGAAGGCCGGTCACTCCGAACACTTCCTTGTTGTTTTGGAGAGCAGAGAGGCTCCTGGTTGGTTTGGCTCGTCTTGGAGTCAATGCCTGGAAGCATCTATGAAAGAACAAGGACGGAAAACATCTCTCACTGATAACTCCATTTGTAATGAACTGATTTACATCCAGACATGTAGTGCCGCAGTGTCATGCTCACAAATAACTACTGTATTCTGGTAAATTTATTCGGTGTGACCTGTTGCCATGGTGGCTTccaaaggggaaaaaaacaaacgttaAAGGCGGATAGTGTGTGACAGCTACGTGTTAGCTTCCATAGCGTTCAgcggtgttgtgttgtgttgtggctGGTTTGTGTTACTAACCAAATCTTGGTTGCCTCGCTCCTCCTGCCAGCACAGTgagtctgtctccctctccagcAGTCTGGACCAGAGTTCACAGcaagcagagaaaaacaaacctcACTCAGTTTAAAGAAAGACTCCTTCAATACACTTCTGATCTCGCCGCATTGGTTCCAAATGTTGctaaaaaactacattttaactATCCGTGTCAGTGCATCACTTCCTTTATGTATCTTCCCGTTTGCTGCATTACCAACCTTTGGGAGAAAGCCATGTTGGTCAAACAAAGATCATGCATTTGTCTCAGCCGTCTCAAGTAAATCTCTGCTTTCCTGCTCTTCTCAGGAATCTCAGGGATAATCTGTGATTGAGAGAAAGCAGTAAACATGAGCGTTTCCCTCTGTTGTTCTGTGCTGGTCTACCACACACTGTGACTAAAAGAGGCTACGTTACCGGCTGACCTACCAAATCAGGCATCTTGCTCTGGAAGTTCCTCATAAAGTCAGGATGTAGGGTTGCAAATGTGGGGGCTTTCATCTGTGGGTGGCACATATTACATTCATCTATCATTTCCTTGTCCATtaatcattttgtaatttaaaatgaGACATCCCCTTGTATACGAGCTAAGATAACCATGGCGTAAAAGTCATAGGTGTCATAGCCTGTGTCATTTCCCACAGTCCTAGTGTCCTGTTTGgcgcctctctctcctcctccaacacCCCACCCAGCGCTAACTGTCACACTAGGCCACTTCCTGTTGTGATGTTATTGATCTACAGTATATGGTGCTATATAGATCCCCCAGCCCTTTCCTCCGATCCTCAAAGGATGAAATACAGGTGTAACTCAAATAAACTTCAGAGAACAGATTCATGTCTGCATtcattttgctttgctttgcgtTTACTTATAGTTCAGCATTGTTGCATGATAATGTGGTTTATCAGTGTATTCTCACCGTCGAGGCCAGCGCTGATTTTCGTTTGACCCAGCGGTGTATGAAAATCAACACTATGAGACACAAGTTGCTTAAGTTATGATGTCACTGTCAACATCtggttttattttacttataaGTTCAGCATTGTTGCAATCTAAACTTCTATTCAATAACAAAATTTCATGTCTTGCTGCTAGCTGATCTTCATATTGTAATGAATGTAAGCCAAGGGGCAACCTTCACATTGAGATATAAAGCAATCATATAaaccacattttatttgtaacaaaTGGGCTAAAAGTTGCTGAAACACTGGCATTGTCCTACGTTCTCATTAACTCATCACATACAGAGGATTAAAATAAGTGAAGAACATGacaataatgtaatatgattcaaataaaaactaaatatgaccTCAAACATCCCAACACCTCGC includes the following:
- the tbxtb gene encoding T-box transcription factor T isoform X4 → MASGECPGKASQNRVDHLLSAVESELQAGSEKGDPTEKELKVSLDENELWQKFKDLINEMIVTKNGRRMFPVLKVNVSGLDPNAMYSILLDFVSADNHRWKYVNGEWVPGGKPEPQTPSCVYIHPDSPNFGAHWMKAPVSFSKVKLTNKLNGGGQIMLNSLHKYEPRIHIVRVGGPRRMITSHSFPETQFIAVTAYQNEEVTALKIKHNPFAKAFLDAKESDHKDIREDANENQQSTYSQLGGWFIPGTGSLCPPASPHSQFGSPISLSPSHGCERYSTLRNHRSAPYTSPYAHRTNSPIGYSDNSPACLSMLSSHDNWSGLQMPTHSSMMSIAHNSTSGTNSSQYTSLWSVGNSPLTPVSQNGGINNSLSSQFLRGSSSHYPSLSHSVAVPSSGTPMYDSGTVTELHDTAQYDTSPHGRLPSAWTPVTPPSL
- the tbxtb gene encoding T-box transcription factor T isoform X3; this translates as MASGECPGKASQNRVDHLLSAVESELQAGSEKGDPTEKELKVSLDENELWQKFKDLINEMIVTKNGRRMFPVLKVNVSGLDPNAMYSILLDFVSADNHRWKYVNGEWVPGGKPEPQTPSCVYIHPDSPNFGAHWMKAPVSFSKVKLTNKLNGGGQIMLNSLHKYEPRIHIVRVGGPRRMITSHSFPETQFIAVTAYQNEEVTALKIKHNPFAKAFLDAKERSDHKDIREDANENQQSTYSQLGGWFIPGTGSLCPPASPHSQFGSPISLSPSHGCERYSTLRNHRSAPYTSPYAHRTNSPIGYSDNSPACLSMLSSHDNWSGLQMPTHSSMMSIAHNSTSGTNSSQYTSLWSVGNSPLTPVSQNGGINNSLSSQFLRGSSSHYPSLSHSVAVPSSGTPMYDSGTVTELHDTAQYDTSPHGRLPSAWTPVTPPSL
- the tbxtb gene encoding uncharacterized protein tbxtb isoform X6: MHRLRDALRHRYAALLKVKVHSQRLLLQQRDEAARAKSERESQQKQKKLAFSKLQHNDSYLKSLPKTSYYLIFDLQRQLAERGHLKTHHVLEDFYRHITYNCHPSQLHTSLEDVRTRMLESRPAADLMTHKTSGKHPCTAENRGHEGQSRRRLPTLLLERESCLGESSTEQNFGGSQEKDEIEQMFPKMKAPTFATLHPDFMRNFQSKMPDLIIPEIPEKSRKAEIYLRRLRQMHDLCLTNMAFSQRLLERETDSLCWQEERGNQDLMLPGIDSKTSQTNQEPLCSPKQQGSVRSDRPSCPQELSRMTSASHQSLQTLVWDTAACCRKTPDPLSIEDVCQQKHVEPWSCWTGWPPASVPGKPVRTGWITFSAPWRVSCRPAARRVTPLRRNSKCLWMRTSFGRNLRIL